The genomic interval AATTATCATTCACTAACAGAATATGTGACAACTCAACACAGACTTCTATCGCAGGCcgtgtttattaataaacaggTAGAATATAGTACCTTTACTTtgtataaaaatgtagaaaatggtatgcaaaaaaatatatcacttGATTTCCTGTATATAGATGTAATAACTGCTAATATCATGAATTTGCAATGCTACGTTAAATTCTCTTTTgccagcaaaaaacaaaaaataaaacccacaaacaaacaaacaaaaaaactgtgaCAGATGCCAGAacaacacacagagaaatgcaaaatccacaaaactattttttttttttttcatttaaaaagaatgttAAGAAAAATTACATTCTCTATCACAGCACTATAGAGGCATGGCAACATGACTGTATTAACGTTGATATTGAAGGGTGCACATGCACTCTTCCCAGTGCTAATCATCTTTGGTATGCCATGAACAGCTGTAGTGAAGTACAGGGATACGCTTGTTTTCAATACTTAAATGAGTCCTTCACACCATTGTGAGGCATTGCATGAATGTGCTAAAACAAAGGACAGTATGTCCTTTAGTTAGTCACCTGGATACTGCCTGAACGCACTAATCATAAACTGTACTAGAAGACCCAAAACAGAAAAATTCAGCTCAGTGCTGTTGTCAGTGCAATATTAAATTTACATGATGTGGTGAAATTTAAGGCTTGGAAACAccacaaaaatacaaatgtctatCAGGTGACTGATCTACGTTTACAAGAAATAGgagtttcaaataaaaacaactgtGGGGGTCAGACCAAAATTGGCTTAGTGTATCCAGGCACCATTTAAAAACGATAATCAGTGCCACTTGACTAAAAATACCTGTTTGAACATGAatgagcaaaaaacaaacaaaaagacaaacaggAAAGTTAATTTAAATCAAATGGTTCCACTGGATTCAACCATAGGTCTTCTGTTTTGCCACATTcacttgaataataataataatcaaaaataaCTACTGATAAGGCTTTGAATACTGCACTGCACATAGGCACTATGACCGGTCATTATGGGTTTTGTACCTCTGACCTGTCTGACTGTGATTCTCTAAAATGATAACTGTAATGCACATGTCATTAGCCACAATAGGCAAAGGCACTTCAGACGTGTTCTACCATTTATTATAACTGAGCTTTTCTAGTACCTCAGAAAGGAAATGTGCTCTCTCTAACTCTTCCTAGTTGCCATAAATTTTATCATGCAGAAGATAAGTTTTTCTTCTATCATTGTCTCAGTTTAAATTCCATTGCTAATACAAAAGGTAAAtggtatttacatttaaacaaagtgttttattactaaCCCTCCCAGCATGGTAACTGAAATACCATTTTAGTCTTGATAATGAAACCCAAGGCaatgtttattaaacaaataaaacaaaaacaaatggaaatagATAAGCAGAATCAGCCCTCTACAGAAACCTGGCCCGTCTAGTAAGACTCACTTGAGACAGTGAGTATAGGAAGGTCCAGAGTAACCACTGTTTCACTGAATGTATATCAGGAGTCTAATTAGGCCATTGGATGTTGATATAGCCAGAATGATAGTCTATGACTTACAACCCTCTGAAACATGTAAAGCGATTCTTCAAGTCAGTGTGTTCAAATACTTGTTTTCCCCAGCAAGGGATGTCAGCATGGAGGTCATATCTCCAATTGCCATATTAGATAGACTGGAGGGAAGGGTGATGGAGTTTTGTGGAGTGGTAAGACGGGAGGAGTCCTGGGAGGATGACTGGTGTCCCAGAACTGGATTTACTGGGCTGTAGGATGAAGGATCTGGATCCTCAATAATGGAAGCAAAGTCAATTTGAGCATTCTCCAAGTCCAGGTTCTCAAGTGTATTTGACATAGATGCAGACTGGGGATATGCCAATGAAGCAGCCTTTGTTGCGGGCTCTATTCCAGCAAGGTGCTGCTGGGTCCGGCAGGAGACATCATGGGGTTCCAGAGACTTATCCATGTTGTGGTGCATATGGATCTGGCCAGAGTAATAGAAGTTATCAGTGTGTTGCTGCTGTTGATGAACAGGTGGTAACCTGACACTTCTCCTGGGACTGGCAGTATTATGACCAGGACTTAAGTTAGGTGGGCTGCTTAGGTATGCTCCATTTGACTGCTGGGAAAGACTATTCTGGCGACTCAGAGGCTTTCGACCCTGAGGTGGATGTGGCACCACATCATGGCTGTAGGAGGAATCCTGCATTCCAGTCATCTGTTCCTTGACTGGCACTGAGCTGGATGATTGACTGTGTCCTGAGGGACTCATGACATTCTGATTTGAGTAACCCTGGTAACTGTTATGATAGATGTTTTGATTAAGTTGCTGATCTTGGGGGCTATGCTGCATCATTGCTGGCTGTGCTCCCATCTCCATGCTTTCTGGCTTCCGAGGGTGACTACTATTTGCTGTTTGGTGctcttgctgctgctgctcccaAAGGAGTGCCTGTTGTGATTGCACATAGTTTCGTACCATCATCTCCTTCACCTGCAGCATTGGAGTCTGTGACCTCCGGTCCTCAGCCAACACAGAGCCTGCACAGCCAAGACTCAAACTTCCTCCATGGAGGAATGATCCAGCCTGGTTTTGCTGTTGACGATGATCAGTCTGGGTCTTGATCTGAGCATGGATAAAGTCACAACTGGGGTTGGAAGATTTGCTGATTAAACCATGCTCTTTTGTTTGTGGTGCATACCCTTGCTGGCATACCTCCATAGTGCTAGGCTGGCGATGCTGTTGAAGAGCCTTGGCATTTTGGCAGGCACTGGAGCCTCCCATGTGTGAATGGAACTGTTCTGGTTTGATAGTGACCCTCTGATGGTTAGGATCAGTGTTGGGATCATACAAACCTTGAGAATACTGTTGTCCCTGCATTCCTGTGTCTTGGAACTGCATAGATGCTTGCATACCCACATGAGGATTGTGGAGCTGGCCATTTTGTCGCCAGGGTCCTGATCCCTCACTAGGCTGCCCCAAGCCAGGGTAGTGTGGCCCAGAGGGGCTGAGCTGACAGGTGCTCATACTGTACTCAGCTTGCTGGAGGAGAGTGTTTGAAATCTCATTCTGACCCATAGTTTCCCCAACACCTATATTTCCACGTTGACTGTGGTACTGCCCCTGCATCTGTGATGGGTAGGATGGCTCCAAGCATCCCATGCCTTCATTTCCAGGAGATAGCTGGTCACCAGTATGAGGATGGGACTGAGACTGCTGGTAGCCCATGTAGGCCCTGTCGGCACCTTGCATCATAGTTCCATGGTCCCGGCCTTCTATGGTATTCCTCGGAGGCTCCACTGCCATGGCCTCCATCATCACGTTCTCAGTAATACTCGGTGGTCTTGGTGAATACATGTGTCTGGTGATGTTGGCATCAGAGCCACAGTGCTGCAATGCATTACGACGGCCCATCAATGTCATGTTACTCAGGCTGTTAAAGCGCTGCACTTTGGGTAGGCCTTGTGGGTCAGCTCCAGAGCGCACAGGATCACTGGCACGTCGTATGTCATTGCCAGGAGCCTGGTGTGGGTAAATAACCCCTGTTCCATACTCCGTGTTGGCACTGTGTCTCCTGGTTCCCACTTGATGTAGGAATGGTGGGAGTGGCTGACCATCATACTCACTCAAGAAACCACTACGTCTTCTGGGGGTACCAGGCTGCTCCATATTGGGTAGAGGTGTTGGTGGTGGTCCACCAGTTGCTGCTGCATATTTAGCTTTCAAACTATATTGTTCTGCAGGGGTAAGACTTGGTAGACCTGGTAATCCACTGGTGCTCTGGCACAAACCAGTTCTGTGGCTGCTCTCAGGTGATAACTGGTCCCCACCCACATCATTTCCAATGACAGAATGGCAGTGCCCACCTGTGCCCACCTGAGATACTTCACTTGAGCGGCGACTTGATAAGTAGGGGGAAACCACAGAGGAACGGCGGCTCACAGTGTAGGCAGAGCTTAAACTACTGGTACCACTTCCACGGCGGTCACTGGGTGGGCAAGGCATAACCATTCTGCCAATTCCACCCATACCACCTCCACCCAGGTCTGGGTTAGAGAGCTCCATCACTCGACGATTAGAAAGCAAAGGGGAGGGACCACATATGCCGATCATCTCACTTGATgctgaggagagaaagagaaagttaGTTATGTAATTGTGCTACTAAAATCCTTAAGTGGAATATTCATGAGAAAATTTCAGGTAAGAAATGAATGCATTATGTAATTTCATCAGATTTGTACGTCACTGATTTTCAAGATCTCCCATACCTGAAAGTGCTGGTAATTTATTTACTGTACCCCGGCCTGGTGGGGTCTGACGGCGGATCTGCTTTAGTTTATCAATTTTCAAGTTCTCCAGCCTCTTCAGGGCCTGTGCAGACATACCTATACCCCCAGAAACCACTCCCCCATTAGACTCAGCCACGCTGTTGCCCCCTCCATCTTCCACTGCTGTCAAGTCTTCCAGACTACCCGCTGCATTCAGGTTCATCTCTACACCACTGTCGTTGTTGTTTGCACTCCCTAATGGTGAGCGTTCACTACTGCAGGATGACTGGCCTCCAGGACTTGGCTGAGACTTCTGGTGTATCCACAGCAGACAGAAGTAGACCAGTCATAACCGAGCAAAAACATTGTGATATGATTTTTAAGCATTCTAAAAAACAAGCAGATGTTAAACAGTGAGAGTAACTTAGAGACAACTGagagagtgtatatatatatatatgtctcacTAGTGTATTTTCAGGAGCCAGAAGTTTGCAGTCCTCTCTGGTCCTTTCCTCTTTCTCTACCATCAGCTCGGAACTTTGACCTGCAGAGGTCAGAGCAGAACCTGGTGGTCGAGGTCCAGTGTCGCCACGATGTTTCTTAGTGATGTGAGCCTCAGGTCCATGAACTGTCTTTACATGCTTGCGCAGGGAGCTTGGGTCTGTGTAACGCTTTGTACATCCAGGGATTTTGCACACATAGGGTTTCTAAGGATTAGAAGCAGGTGTGTATGtaaaatacacagtaaaatatatttcactgCACATGTCTTATTTTGTGTGTCAtacttttgtttgtctttagcGTCTACCTCATTTGAGTGTGTTCTGTTCTGGTGCTTTGCACGGTCTGAGGCATTAGAGAAAGCCTTGTTACATCCCTCATGCTCACATACGTATGGCTTCTCACCAGTGTGTGAGCGCAGGTGTGTTTTCAGGTTCTCCAGACGAGAGTATGCTTTGTTGCAACCCTCAAACTAAGGCACACGATAACATGGTCAAAGATAATTTTATGGTTTGCAGagactgtatataaaatattacagcatGAGTCACACGGATACTCACAGTGCACTTGTGAGGTTTCTCGCCAGTGTGTCTACGCATATGAACCACCAGCATATACTGAGCCTTAAATGGTCTCTGCTCACGAGAGCAGTCCTTCCAGTGGCACACAAATTCTTTCTTCTCGCCATGGATATGCTCGTTATTGATGTGCTGGAGGGAGAGACAGTTAAATAAATTAGTCAGTGAAGATGgaataaaaaggcaaaatagATGGAAATGACATAAATAACCACACAAAGGCACCCACACAGAATCTCTGCCCGCCATACTATCATTTTTTCTGTCTTACATGCACAAGTTGTTCCTGGGTGTCAAACTCCTTGCTGCAGCTCTCCCAGTGACAGTTGGTCTCATAGATGGCCTCTGGTTCTGGTTTCTCCTCTTTGTCTAAATCATCTCTGCCCTCCAGAAGCCCAAGAAGAGGATCCTAGAGGCAACACATGTTATAGATTATAAAAACAAGCATCTTGTTCACTAACCATGTCGTACAAAGTACTTCATCACGTATT from Ictalurus furcatus strain D&B chromosome 11, Billie_1.0, whole genome shotgun sequence carries:
- the gli1 gene encoding zinc finger protein GLI1 isoform X2; the encoded protein is MPVVMQPHHRLYHYNNTSQPSKGLAPSIKSPYSEVAPVCGAPPCGQPPQSRAMYNPSFNPGTCMDPYMRPPQGPPPHSVMGHRGMPPPEGGNGSPYCNQSNTMIAHHGFPHNQSGPEHLGSGDGSRFSTPRSILKLSKKRALSISPLSDTSVDLQTVIRTSPNSLVAFVNSRCGQTAASSYGHLSVGALSPSMGYPSATNYQSRPQGNMYGTPLGHTPAPCHGLPTRLPPHNPRLHAPPKHGHLKTEPIIGSVMDGINVKSLEEHSEGDVASPSSSGTQDPLLGLLEGRDDLDKEEKPEPEAIYETNCHWESCSKEFDTQEQLVHHINNEHIHGEKKEFVCHWKDCSREQRPFKAQYMLVVHMRRHTGEKPHKCTFEGCNKAYSRLENLKTHLRSHTGEKPYVCEHEGCNKAFSNASDRAKHQNRTHSNEKPYVCKIPGCTKRYTDPSSLRKHVKTVHGPEAHITKKHRGDTGPRPPGSALTSAGQSSELMVEKEERTREDCKLLAPENTLKSQPSPGGQSSCSSERSPLGSANNNDSGVEMNLNAAGSLEDLTAVEDGGGNSVAESNGGVVSGGIGMSAQALKRLENLKIDKLKQIRRQTPPGRGTVNKLPALSASSEMIGICGPSPLLSNRRVMELSNPDLGGGGMGGIGRMVMPCPPSDRRGSGTSSLSSAYTVSRRSSVVSPYLSSRRSSEVSQVGTGGHCHSVIGNDVGGDQLSPESSHRTGLCQSTSGLPGLPSLTPAEQYSLKAKYAAATGGPPPTPLPNMEQPGTPRRRSGFLSEYDGQPLPPFLHQVGTRRHSANTEYGTGVIYPHQAPGNDIRRASDPVRSGADPQGLPKVQRFNSLSNMTLMGRRNALQHCGSDANITRHMYSPRPPSITENVMMEAMAVEPPRNTIEGRDHGTMMQGADRAYMGYQQSQSHPHTGDQLSPGNEGMGCLEPSYPSQMQGQYHSQRGNIGVGETMGQNEISNTLLQQAEYSMSTCQLSPSGPHYPGLGQPSEGSGPWRQNGQLHNPHVGMQASMQFQDTGMQGQQYSQGLYDPNTDPNHQRVTIKPEQFHSHMGGSSACQNAKALQQHRQPSTMEVCQQGYAPQTKEHGLISKSSNPSCDFIHAQIKTQTDHRQQQNQAGSFLHGGSLSLGCAGSVLAEDRRSQTPMLQVKEMMVRNYVQSQQALLWEQQQQEHQTANSSHPRKPESMEMGAQPAMMQHSPQDQQLNQNIYHNSYQGYSNQNVMSPSGHSQSSSSVPVKEQMTGMQDSSYSHDVVPHPPQGRKPLSRQNSLSQQSNGAYLSSPPNLSPGHNTASPRRSVRLPPVHQQQQHTDNFYYSGQIHMHHNMDKSLEPHDVSCRTQQHLAGIEPATKAASLAYPQSASMSNTLENLDLENAQIDFASIIEDPDPSSYSPVNPVLGHQSSSQDSSRLTTPQNSITLPSSLSNMAIGDMTSMLTSLAGENKYLNTLT
- the gli1 gene encoding zinc finger protein GLI1 isoform X1, with amino-acid sequence MHTNLSSCVMHSIYGPTGLAGVLAPMPVVMQPHHRLYHYNNTSQPSKGLAPSIKSPYSEVAPVCGAPPCGQPPQSRAMYNPSFNPGTCMDPYMRPPQGPPPHSVMGHRGMPPPEGGNGSPYCNQSNTMIAHHGFPHNQSGPEHLGSGDGSRFSTPRSILKLSKKRALSISPLSDTSVDLQTVIRTSPNSLVAFVNSRCGQTAASSYGHLSVGALSPSMGYPSATNYQSRPQGNMYGTPLGHTPAPCHGLPTRLPPHNPRLHAPPKHGHLKTEPIIGSVMDGINVKSLEEHSEGDVASPSSSGTQDPLLGLLEGRDDLDKEEKPEPEAIYETNCHWESCSKEFDTQEQLVHHINNEHIHGEKKEFVCHWKDCSREQRPFKAQYMLVVHMRRHTGEKPHKCTFEGCNKAYSRLENLKTHLRSHTGEKPYVCEHEGCNKAFSNASDRAKHQNRTHSNEKPYVCKIPGCTKRYTDPSSLRKHVKTVHGPEAHITKKHRGDTGPRPPGSALTSAGQSSELMVEKEERTREDCKLLAPENTLKSQPSPGGQSSCSSERSPLGSANNNDSGVEMNLNAAGSLEDLTAVEDGGGNSVAESNGGVVSGGIGMSAQALKRLENLKIDKLKQIRRQTPPGRGTVNKLPALSASSEMIGICGPSPLLSNRRVMELSNPDLGGGGMGGIGRMVMPCPPSDRRGSGTSSLSSAYTVSRRSSVVSPYLSSRRSSEVSQVGTGGHCHSVIGNDVGGDQLSPESSHRTGLCQSTSGLPGLPSLTPAEQYSLKAKYAAATGGPPPTPLPNMEQPGTPRRRSGFLSEYDGQPLPPFLHQVGTRRHSANTEYGTGVIYPHQAPGNDIRRASDPVRSGADPQGLPKVQRFNSLSNMTLMGRRNALQHCGSDANITRHMYSPRPPSITENVMMEAMAVEPPRNTIEGRDHGTMMQGADRAYMGYQQSQSHPHTGDQLSPGNEGMGCLEPSYPSQMQGQYHSQRGNIGVGETMGQNEISNTLLQQAEYSMSTCQLSPSGPHYPGLGQPSEGSGPWRQNGQLHNPHVGMQASMQFQDTGMQGQQYSQGLYDPNTDPNHQRVTIKPEQFHSHMGGSSACQNAKALQQHRQPSTMEVCQQGYAPQTKEHGLISKSSNPSCDFIHAQIKTQTDHRQQQNQAGSFLHGGSLSLGCAGSVLAEDRRSQTPMLQVKEMMVRNYVQSQQALLWEQQQQEHQTANSSHPRKPESMEMGAQPAMMQHSPQDQQLNQNIYHNSYQGYSNQNVMSPSGHSQSSSSVPVKEQMTGMQDSSYSHDVVPHPPQGRKPLSRQNSLSQQSNGAYLSSPPNLSPGHNTASPRRSVRLPPVHQQQQHTDNFYYSGQIHMHHNMDKSLEPHDVSCRTQQHLAGIEPATKAASLAYPQSASMSNTLENLDLENAQIDFASIIEDPDPSSYSPVNPVLGHQSSSQDSSRLTTPQNSITLPSSLSNMAIGDMTSMLTSLAGENKYLNTLT
- the gli1 gene encoding zinc finger protein GLI1 isoform X3, which codes for MRNVNDKTNKGSRFSTPRSILKLSKKRALSISPLSDTSVDLQTVIRTSPNSLVAFVNSRCGQTAASSYGHLSVGALSPSMGYPSATNYQSRPQGNMYGTPLGHTPAPCHGLPTRLPPHNPRLHAPPKHGHLKTEPIIGSVMDGINVKSLEEHSEGDVASPSSSGTQDPLLGLLEGRDDLDKEEKPEPEAIYETNCHWESCSKEFDTQEQLVHHINNEHIHGEKKEFVCHWKDCSREQRPFKAQYMLVVHMRRHTGEKPHKCTFEGCNKAYSRLENLKTHLRSHTGEKPYVCEHEGCNKAFSNASDRAKHQNRTHSNEKPYVCKIPGCTKRYTDPSSLRKHVKTVHGPEAHITKKHRGDTGPRPPGSALTSAGQSSELMVEKEERTREDCKLLAPENTLKSQPSPGGQSSCSSERSPLGSANNNDSGVEMNLNAAGSLEDLTAVEDGGGNSVAESNGGVVSGGIGMSAQALKRLENLKIDKLKQIRRQTPPGRGTVNKLPALSASSEMIGICGPSPLLSNRRVMELSNPDLGGGGMGGIGRMVMPCPPSDRRGSGTSSLSSAYTVSRRSSVVSPYLSSRRSSEVSQVGTGGHCHSVIGNDVGGDQLSPESSHRTGLCQSTSGLPGLPSLTPAEQYSLKAKYAAATGGPPPTPLPNMEQPGTPRRRSGFLSEYDGQPLPPFLHQVGTRRHSANTEYGTGVIYPHQAPGNDIRRASDPVRSGADPQGLPKVQRFNSLSNMTLMGRRNALQHCGSDANITRHMYSPRPPSITENVMMEAMAVEPPRNTIEGRDHGTMMQGADRAYMGYQQSQSHPHTGDQLSPGNEGMGCLEPSYPSQMQGQYHSQRGNIGVGETMGQNEISNTLLQQAEYSMSTCQLSPSGPHYPGLGQPSEGSGPWRQNGQLHNPHVGMQASMQFQDTGMQGQQYSQGLYDPNTDPNHQRVTIKPEQFHSHMGGSSACQNAKALQQHRQPSTMEVCQQGYAPQTKEHGLISKSSNPSCDFIHAQIKTQTDHRQQQNQAGSFLHGGSLSLGCAGSVLAEDRRSQTPMLQVKEMMVRNYVQSQQALLWEQQQQEHQTANSSHPRKPESMEMGAQPAMMQHSPQDQQLNQNIYHNSYQGYSNQNVMSPSGHSQSSSSVPVKEQMTGMQDSSYSHDVVPHPPQGRKPLSRQNSLSQQSNGAYLSSPPNLSPGHNTASPRRSVRLPPVHQQQQHTDNFYYSGQIHMHHNMDKSLEPHDVSCRTQQHLAGIEPATKAASLAYPQSASMSNTLENLDLENAQIDFASIIEDPDPSSYSPVNPVLGHQSSSQDSSRLTTPQNSITLPSSLSNMAIGDMTSMLTSLAGENKYLNTLT